Proteins from a genomic interval of Polaribacter sp. Q13:
- a CDS encoding fructose bisphosphate aldolase has translation MYTFQEQLKSIKEGKGFIAALDQSGGSTPKALLGYGIAEDQYKDETEMFQLIHDMRTRVISDKNFTPNKILGVILFERTMNGLIDKKPVPSYLLEKHIVPFLKIDKGLENLKEGAKLMKPIPNMKSRLSEAKKLGIFGTKMRSVIYENNLNGIRDIVKQQFAFGLDILECGLIPILEPEVDIHAKDKVEIEALLKQNILLELDKLDENQSVILKLTLPTVPDFYKDLVNHPKVIRVFALSGGYDIETANTLLAKNKGVIASFSRALLNNLKFQQSTDEFSLALDSAIDSIYKASIT, from the coding sequence ATGTACACATTTCAAGAGCAATTAAAAAGCATTAAGGAAGGTAAAGGATTTATTGCCGCTTTAGATCAGAGTGGAGGAAGTACACCAAAAGCACTATTAGGTTACGGTATTGCAGAGGATCAATATAAAGATGAAACAGAGATGTTCCAACTCATTCATGATATGCGTACTCGAGTAATTTCTGATAAAAACTTTACTCCAAATAAAATTTTAGGTGTCATTCTTTTTGAAAGAACAATGAATGGTTTAATAGATAAAAAGCCCGTACCTTCTTATTTATTAGAAAAACATATTGTCCCTTTTTTAAAAATTGATAAAGGATTGGAAAATCTTAAAGAGGGTGCTAAATTAATGAAACCCATACCAAACATGAAGTCTCGTTTATCTGAAGCTAAGAAATTAGGCATATTCGGAACAAAAATGCGTTCTGTAATTTATGAAAACAATTTAAACGGAATTAGAGATATTGTAAAACAACAATTTGCTTTTGGTTTAGATATTCTTGAATGTGGTTTAATTCCTATTCTAGAACCAGAAGTTGATATTCATGCGAAAGACAAAGTTGAAATTGAAGCCCTTTTAAAGCAAAATATTCTGTTAGAATTAGATAAGTTAGACGAAAATCAATCTGTTATTTTAAAATTAACATTACCAACAGTTCCAGATTTTTATAAAGACTTAGTAAACCACCCTAAAGTTATTAGAGTATTTGCACTTTCTGGAGGGTATGATATTGAAACAGCAAACACATTATTAGCTAAAAATAAAGGTGTAATAGCTAGTTTTTCTAGAGCTCTTTTAAACAATTTAAAATTTCAACAAAGTACAGATGAGTTTTCATTGGCTTTAGACAGTGCTATAGATAGTATATATAAAGCTTCAATTACTTAA
- the obgE gene encoding GTPase ObgE, with translation MTEGNFVDYIKIYASSGKGGQGSMHLHREKYITKGGPDGGDGGRGGHIILRGDKNMWTLFHLKFKRHFRAESGGGGSASRSSGADAEDIYIDVPLGTIIKDADTDEVIIEITEHQKEVILLRGGKGGLGNWNFKSSTNQTPRYAQPGMDGFDGWFRMELKLLADVGLVGFPNAGKSTLLSVLTSAKPKIADYAFTTLKPNLGIVEHRNHQTFVIADIPGIIEGAAEGKGLGHRFLRHIERNSALLFLVPADSDDINKEYQILLNELKQHNPELLDKDRLLAISKTDMLDEELEAEIKADLPKGVEAIFISSVAQKGLQELKDKLWKMLN, from the coding sequence ATGACTGAAGGAAATTTTGTCGATTACATAAAAATATACGCTTCTTCTGGTAAAGGCGGACAAGGTTCTATGCATTTACATAGAGAAAAGTATATTACCAAAGGTGGACCTGACGGTGGAGATGGTGGACGTGGAGGACACATTATTTTACGAGGTGATAAAAACATGTGGACCTTATTTCACCTAAAATTCAAACGTCACTTTAGAGCCGAAAGTGGTGGTGGCGGAAGTGCTAGTAGAAGTTCTGGTGCAGATGCAGAAGACATTTATATTGATGTGCCTTTAGGTACCATTATTAAAGATGCAGATACAGATGAAGTAATTATAGAAATTACAGAACATCAAAAAGAAGTAATTTTATTACGTGGAGGAAAAGGAGGACTAGGAAACTGGAACTTTAAATCTTCTACAAATCAAACACCAAGATATGCACAACCTGGAATGGATGGTTTTGATGGCTGGTTTAGAATGGAATTAAAACTATTGGCAGATGTTGGTTTGGTTGGTTTCCCTAATGCAGGAAAATCTACTTTATTATCAGTATTGACTTCTGCAAAACCAAAAATTGCAGATTATGCTTTTACTACTTTAAAACCTAATTTAGGAATTGTAGAACATAGAAATCATCAAACATTTGTAATTGCAGATATTCCAGGAATTATAGAAGGTGCTGCAGAAGGAAAAGGTTTAGGACATCGTTTTTTACGTCATATAGAACGTAATTCGGCGTTGTTATTCTTAGTTCCTGCGGATAGTGATGACATTAATAAAGAATATCAAATTCTTTTAAACGAGCTAAAACAACACAATCCAGAATTGTTAGATAAAGACCGTTTATTAGCCATTTCTAAAACAGATATGTTAGATGAGGAATTAGAGGCAGAAATAAAAGCAGATTTACCAAAAGGTGTCGAAGCTATATTTATATCTTCTGTTGCTCAAAAAGGATTACAAGAATTGAAAGACAAACTTTGGAAAATGTTGAATTAA
- the lysS gene encoding lysine--tRNA ligase — protein sequence MQLSEQEVVRREKLVKLRALGINPYPADLYPVDSNSKEIKKDYVEGKKVIIAGRLMSINIQGKASFAQLQDGEGRIQVYFNRDEICAGEDKTLYNDVFKKLLDLGDFVGIEGELFTTKVGEKTVRVKNFTLLSKSLKPLPLPKVKDGVTYDAFTDPELRYRQRYADLVVNPHVKEVFIKRTKLFNAMRSFFNDAGYFEVETPVLQPIPGGAAARPFMTHHNSLDIPLYMRIANELYLKRLIVGGFDGVYEFSKNFRNEGMDRTHNPEFTAMEIYVSYKDYNWMMDFSEKLLEHCAIAVNGTSEATFGEHKIDFKAPYARVTMADSIKHFTGFDITGKTEDEIRTAAKGMNIPVDETMGKGKLIDEIFGEKCEANYIQPTFITDYPKEMSPLCKEHRDNPELTERFELMVCGKEIANAYSELNDPIDQRERFEHQLKLAQKGDDEATEFIDEDFLRALEYGMPPTSGMGIGMDRLIMFLTNNQSIQEVLFFPQMRPEKKAASVELNDDEKALLAIITKVEKIDLNDLKVKSGLSNKKWDKTIKGLTKHKVAKVSKTDEGLFVEIV from the coding sequence ATGCAATTATCAGAACAAGAAGTTGTACGTAGAGAAAAGCTTGTAAAATTACGCGCTTTAGGCATCAATCCGTATCCTGCAGATTTATATCCTGTAGATTCTAATTCTAAAGAAATAAAGAAGGATTATGTTGAGGGAAAAAAGGTAATTATTGCTGGTAGATTAATGTCTATCAACATACAAGGAAAGGCTTCTTTTGCGCAATTGCAAGATGGAGAAGGTAGAATACAAGTGTATTTTAACAGAGATGAAATTTGTGCTGGAGAGGATAAAACCTTGTACAATGATGTTTTTAAAAAATTACTAGATTTAGGTGATTTTGTAGGAATTGAAGGTGAATTGTTTACCACTAAAGTGGGAGAAAAAACAGTGCGTGTTAAGAATTTTACGTTGTTAAGTAAGTCTTTAAAACCATTGCCTTTACCTAAAGTAAAAGATGGTGTTACGTATGATGCTTTTACAGATCCAGAATTAAGATACAGACAGCGATATGCAGATTTAGTTGTAAATCCGCATGTAAAAGAGGTGTTTATTAAAAGAACAAAATTATTTAATGCTATGCGTTCTTTCTTTAATGACGCTGGTTATTTTGAAGTTGAAACTCCGGTTTTACAACCAATTCCTGGAGGAGCTGCAGCAAGACCTTTTATGACACACCATAACTCATTAGACATTCCCTTATACATGAGAATAGCTAATGAATTGTATTTAAAAAGACTAATTGTTGGTGGTTTTGATGGTGTGTATGAATTCTCTAAAAACTTTAGAAATGAAGGAATGGACAGAACTCATAATCCTGAATTTACAGCCATGGAAATCTATGTTTCTTACAAAGATTACAATTGGATGATGGACTTTTCTGAAAAACTTTTAGAGCATTGTGCAATAGCTGTAAACGGAACTTCTGAAGCTACTTTTGGTGAACACAAAATAGATTTTAAAGCACCGTACGCCAGAGTTACAATGGCAGATTCTATTAAACATTTTACTGGTTTTGACATTACTGGAAAAACTGAAGATGAAATTAGAACGGCTGCAAAAGGAATGAATATTCCTGTGGATGAAACCATGGGGAAAGGAAAATTAATTGATGAAATTTTTGGTGAAAAATGTGAAGCAAATTACATTCAGCCTACTTTTATTACAGATTACCCGAAAGAAATGTCTCCTCTTTGTAAAGAACACAGAGACAACCCAGAATTAACAGAGCGTTTTGAATTAATGGTTTGTGGTAAAGAAATTGCAAATGCATATTCTGAATTGAATGACCCAATTGATCAACGTGAGCGTTTTGAGCATCAACTTAAATTGGCGCAAAAAGGTGATGATGAAGCTACCGAATTTATTGATGAAGATTTCTTAAGAGCTTTAGAATACGGAATGCCACCAACGTCTGGAATGGGAATTGGAATGGACCGTTTAATTATGTTTTTAACCAACAATCAATCGATACAAGAAGTACTTTTCTTCCCTCAAATGAGACCAGAGAAAAAGGCTGCTTCTGTTGAATTGAATGATGATGAAAAAGCACTTTTGGCAATTATTACCAAAGTAGAAAAAATAGATTTAAATGATTTAAAAGTAAAATCTGGCTTGTCTAACAAAAAATGGGATAAAACCATTAAAGGTTTAACTAAACATAAAGTAGCTAAAGTTTCTAAAACAGACGAAGGTTTGTTTGTAGAGATAGTTTAA
- a CDS encoding DUF456 domain-containing protein — protein sequence MDIFLLLLGFLFVCLGIIGSFLPILPGPLTSWIGLLLLHFTKIIPMDWTFLGITLGLAILIWILDYFIPAMGTKRFGGTKYGVYGTTIGLIVGLLSPIPFGMLVGTFLGALIGELLYDSKDTNRALKASFGAFIGFLASTTIKFSISVIYFVLFVIQFWEFKENFF from the coding sequence ATGGATATATTTTTATTACTTCTAGGCTTTCTTTTTGTTTGCTTAGGCATTATTGGCTCATTTTTACCAATTTTACCCGGACCTTTAACAAGTTGGATAGGTTTACTTTTATTACATTTTACCAAGATTATTCCGATGGATTGGACTTTCTTAGGTATTACTTTAGGATTAGCCATTCTAATTTGGATTCTCGATTACTTTATTCCTGCTATGGGAACGAAACGGTTTGGCGGCACTAAATATGGAGTCTACGGAACTACAATCGGATTAATTGTTGGCTTGCTCTCTCCTATTCCGTTTGGTATGTTGGTTGGTACTTTTTTAGGTGCGCTAATTGGGGAATTGCTTTATGATAGTAAAGACACCAACCGAGCTTTAAAAGCTTCTTTTGGGGCCTTCATTGGATTTTTAGCTTCTACGACGATTAAATTCTCTATTTCTGTTATTTATTTTGTGCTGTTTGTTATTCAGTTTTGGGAATTTAAAGAAAATTTCTTTTAA